GTCTTTATGTATACACTTTCAACTAACAATCTCTTAATTCTGGCGACTGAGCAAGAAGTTGGGATTTAAAAGAACTAAAATCTTTAAGAAGAGAGCCTTCTTTAGCTGCCCCAACAGCGTGGCAGTTTCTGAAAGCCAAATTAATTTCATATTTATTCTCAAATGATTGCCTAATAGCGTCAGAGGCCATAATTCTAAGAATTTGACCTCTAAGATTATCGGAAATACTTGGAGGATTAAAAACTTCAAGCTTGCCAGTTTTAGAGGCTT
This genomic window from Patescibacteria group bacterium contains:
- a CDS encoding SCO5389 family protein, with the translated sequence MSLNFEKSTVEAVKNGELEVTPEMIVKEVCNSLPEGGETIVSLCKKASKTGKLEVFNPPSISDNLRGQILRIMASDAIRQSFENKYEINLAFRNCHAVGAAKEGSLLKDFSSFKSQLLAQSPELRDC